The nucleotide sequence CGGCTCGCCGCGACCGGTCTGGAGATCCCGTCCACCACCCTGTTCGTCGCCGGCATGCTCGACACCTGCACGAGCGGCGTGCGCTGGTATGACATCGATCGGGTGCCGTCGAGTCACGCCGCGGCCTGGGCCCGACTGCGCGACGACTGTGCCCGCGCCGGCGCGCTCGACGCGCAGGAGCGGTGCCGCCGATTCGAATCGGTGCCGCTCGACGTGTCACCCGCGGAAGCCCTGCGCAGGGTCGAGGGGCGGGCCGCGGACCTGGCACAGGTGCGGCCTGAATACGGGCACGCCAGCAACGCCGTCTGCATCGTGGGCCGGCGGGTGCTGACACGGGGCCTGTACCTCGACCGGCGGGCATTCCTCGTCTCCTACGATCCCGCCGCCGACGCCGACGGTGCGGTCCTCGAACGCACGCTGGCGGCGGTCGGCCCGGTCTGCGGCGGCATCAACCTCGCCTACCTGTTCTCGCGGATCGATCCGCTGGCCTACGGCGCCGGCACGAAGCTGCCCCACAACATCACGGGGCTGATCGGCGTCATGGACGGCCATGCCAGCGACCTGCGCACGGGGCTGCCGCTGCAGGGCGTGGAGATCCACGAGCCGGTGCGGCTGCTGCTCGTGATCGACGCGCCGCCGGACCGGATCCGCGCCGTGCTCGATCGGCTGCCGGGGGTGAAGCAGCTCGTGGAGAACGAGTGGATCCGGACCGTGGCCCGCGATCCCGCCAGTGGCGCGCTCATGGTGCACCAACTGACCGCGGCGGGTTCCCGGTTCGTGGACTACGTCCCGGAAAACCGGATTCTGCCGACGGCCCCGGACTCGACGGCCTGGTATCGCGGCCGGCGCGACAACGTCGCCCCGGCCCGGATCCTTCGTGCCGCGGCCCCCGGGGAGGTCGCACCATGACCGGCGTCGAAGCCTCCTTCATCCACGACGCGGTCGCCGTCCTCGTCTCCTGGCAGCTCGTCGCGCCCGCCGCGACGCTCGCGCTGATCGGCCTGCCGGCCCTGCTCGGCCGGCCGGCGTCCGAGCGGACCACGACCCGGCTCGTCGGCGCCGGCTTCACGACGAGTTTTCTGGCGGCGCTGGCGACGCTCGCCGTGCTCGTGGGCCGTGACTTCGCGCCGGAGGTCGTCCATCTCGGCACGCTGTTCGAGGCCGGCCACCATGCCGCCACGATCGAGCTCGTCGCCGACGCCCTGTCGGTGCCCTACGTCTGCTTCTCGACGGGTCTGTGCGCGCTTGTCAACGCCTTCGCCGGAAAGTACCTGCACCGCGAACCCGGCTTCACCCGGTTCTTCGTCCTGCTGGCGCTGTTCGGCACGGGAATGAACCTGATGGTGCTGGCCGGCAGCATCGACGTGCTGTTCGCGGGCTGGGAGTTCCTCGGCATCTCGTCGGCGCTCCTCATCGGCTTCTTCCACGAGCGGCGCAACGCCGTCGAGGCCGCCATGCGGGCGTTCACGACCTACCGCGTCTGCGACGTCGGTCTGCTCGCCGCCGGGGTCGTCATGCACCAGGCTGTCGGGAGCGGTGACTTCGGCCTGCTGTTCACCGGCCGCTGGCCCGACGCGACCTGCGGCGTCCCCGCCACGACCGCCCTGCTCCTCGCCCTGCTCCTCGTTTTCGCGGCGCTCGGCAAGTCGGCGCAGGTGCCGTTCACCGGCTGGCTGCCCCGGGCGATGGAAGGCCCGACGCCATCGAGCGCGATCTTCTACGGCGCGCTGTCGATCCATGCGGGGGCCTACCTGCTGCTGCGCTGCGGTGCCGTGCTCGATGCGGCTCCCGGCGCCGCCTGGCTGCTGGTAATCATCGGCGTCGCCACGGCGCTCCACGGGGCGGTCGTGGGGAGCGTCCAGACCGACCTCAAGGGAATGCTCGCCTACGCGTCGATGACGCAGGCGGGCATCATCCTCGCCGAGATCGGCTGCGGTCTCCGCGTGGTGCCGCTGGTGCACGTCGTCAGCCACGCGGTGCTGCGCAGTCTGCAGATCCTCCGGTCGCCGTCGGCGATGCATGATCGGCACGAGCTGGCGGCGGCCCTCGGCGGGCCGCCCGGTCCGGCCGCCTGGTCGATGCTCGCTTTCCTGCCGGCGGCGCTGACGCGGCGGCTGTTTCGCGTGGCGCTCGATCGCGGCCTCGACGAGCCGCTGGTGATGCGTTTCGTGGTCGGGCCGCTGTGCCGGGGGCTGACGGCCGCCGCCGCGGCGGAACGGCGCTGGGTGGCCTTCCTCGGCGGGGCCGCGGCCGGCGCGGGCCGGACCGGAGACGACGGGGGGGCGGCATGACGGGCCAGGAGACAGTCGCCATCGTCGCCGCCGGAATCACCGTCGGCGTGCCGCTGGCCGCGGCCGGCGTGCTCGCCGTGGGGCGGGGACGTCTCGCCGCGCGGCCGGTCGCCGCCTCCGCGCTCGGCATCGTGCTCGCCGCCTCCGCGCTGCTGGCCGTCGCCTGGTACGCCGCTGGCGGGACTGTGCTTGCCATGGGTGACCGGCTCGTCGGTGGTTCGTTCGTGACCATCGACGGGCTCA is from Planctomycetia bacterium and encodes:
- the ndhF gene encoding oxidoreductase; translation: MTGVEASFIHDAVAVLVSWQLVAPAATLALIGLPALLGRPASERTTTRLVGAGFTTSFLAALATLAVLVGRDFAPEVVHLGTLFEAGHHAATIELVADALSVPYVCFSTGLCALVNAFAGKYLHREPGFTRFFVLLALFGTGMNLMVLAGSIDVLFAGWEFLGISSALLIGFFHERRNAVEAAMRAFTTYRVCDVGLLAAGVVMHQAVGSGDFGLLFTGRWPDATCGVPATTALLLALLLVFAALGKSAQVPFTGWLPRAMEGPTPSSAIFYGALSIHAGAYLLLRCGAVLDAAPGAAWLLVIIGVATALHGAVVGSVQTDLKGMLAYASMTQAGIILAEIGCGLRVVPLVHVVSHAVLRSLQILRSPSAMHDRHELAAALGGPPGPAAWSMLAFLPAALTRRLFRVALDRGLDEPLVMRFVVGPLCRGLTAAAAAERRWVAFLGGAAAGAGRTGDDGGAA